From a single Micromonospora pallida genomic region:
- a CDS encoding type IV toxin-antitoxin system AbiEi family antitoxin domain-containing protein, with translation MDQRRTLDETTQLQHQIVTRAQLLAAGFDDNHMCRQAKRGIWQRVLPATYALVSGTLTDEQRRIAAALYAGPDAQVTGLAALTWYGFRQAPRTSDVHLVVPHQARRRSTGHVVITRALALDARARRTRLYPVCSPARAVVDAARRLRQIRPVRAIVTEAIQREFTDLTSLDEEIRRARRSCTALVRRAFAEVVAGVRSAPEAELRQCLGTSRVLPEIHWNPQLRTTDGSVLPTPDGYLDDAAVALEVDSREFHFSPEDWSRTLRRHNELGRRGILVLHFTPAHIRGAADQVRRTVEDAYRFRRGLGVSVGVVVSPAR, from the coding sequence ATGGACCAGCGCCGCACCCTCGACGAGACCACGCAACTCCAGCACCAGATCGTCACCCGCGCGCAACTGCTCGCCGCCGGGTTCGACGACAACCACATGTGCCGCCAGGCCAAACGGGGCATCTGGCAACGCGTCCTCCCGGCCACCTACGCCCTGGTCAGCGGCACGTTGACCGACGAGCAACGGCGGATCGCCGCGGCGCTCTACGCGGGACCGGACGCCCAGGTCACCGGCCTGGCCGCACTGACCTGGTACGGCTTCCGCCAGGCTCCCCGTACGTCGGACGTCCACCTGGTCGTGCCGCACCAAGCGCGCCGCCGCTCGACCGGTCACGTGGTGATCACCCGGGCGCTCGCCCTGGACGCACGGGCCCGGCGCACCCGGCTCTACCCGGTCTGCTCGCCGGCCCGGGCGGTGGTGGACGCGGCCCGCCGCCTGCGCCAGATCCGGCCGGTGCGGGCCATCGTGACCGAAGCGATCCAGCGGGAGTTCACCGACCTGACCTCGCTCGACGAGGAGATCAGACGGGCCCGGCGGAGCTGCACCGCGCTGGTCCGCCGGGCGTTCGCGGAGGTCGTCGCCGGTGTGCGGTCGGCACCGGAGGCAGAGCTGCGACAGTGCCTCGGTACCAGCCGGGTGCTGCCGGAGATCCACTGGAATCCGCAGCTACGGACCACGGACGGCAGCGTGTTACCCACGCCGGACGGATACCTCGACGACGCCGCGGTGGCCCTGGAGGTGGACTCGCGGGAGTTCCACTTCTCACCCGAGGACTGGTCCCGGACGCTGCGCCGGCACAACGAGCTGGGTCGGCGCGGCATCCTCGTCCTGCACTTCACCCCGGCGCACATCCGTGGCGCGGCGGATCAGGTGCGGCGGACCGTCGAGGACGCCTACCGCTTCCGACGCGGGCTGGGCGTCAGCGTCGGAGTCGTGGTGTCGCCAGCCCGCTGA
- a CDS encoding antibiotic biosynthesis monooxygenase family protein, translating into MLVTNRFVVDEDVAPAFTERAHAALAALAARPGYLRGELLRALDDPRHWCLLTEWESVGAYRRALGGFDVKVQATPLLAESVDEPSAYETLASAGPDGAVTISTSDRAAGPYR; encoded by the coding sequence GTGCTCGTCACCAACCGGTTCGTGGTCGACGAAGACGTCGCCCCCGCCTTCACCGAGCGGGCGCACGCCGCCCTCGCCGCGCTCGCCGCCCGCCCCGGTTACCTGCGGGGGGAACTGCTGCGCGCGCTCGACGACCCACGACACTGGTGCCTGCTGACCGAGTGGGAGTCGGTCGGGGCGTACCGGCGGGCACTGGGCGGGTTCGATGTCAAGGTCCAGGCGACGCCGCTGCTGGCCGAGTCGGTCGACGAGCCCTCGGCGTACGAGACACTGGCCAGTGCCGGACCGGACGGCGCGGTGACGATCTCCACGAGCGATCGGGCTGCTGGTCCCTACCGCTGA
- the dusB gene encoding tRNA dihydrouridine synthase DusB: protein MSGAGVSGGLRVGRHEVWPPVVLAPMAGITNVGFRRLCREQGGGIYVCEMITTTALVERNPKTLRMIAFGPEERPRSLQLYGTDPETTAAAVRIVVERDLADHIDLNFGCPVPKVTRRGGGAALPWRRRLFARLVRAAVDAASPAGVPVTVKMRKGIDDDHLTYVEAGLAAQDAGVAWVALHGRTAAQRYSGTADWDAIATLKQALDVPVLGNGDIWEAEDALRMVAHTGVDGVVIGRGCLGRPWLFADLHAAFDGRPERRLPTLGEVAMTMRRHAALLVEQFSAGSRTPARGERDGCTDFRKHVAWYLKGFPVGGELRRSLAMIDSLAQLDDLLGKLDPAEPFPLGALGQPRGRTNSPGKVFLPDGWLASRDDDTVPEGAELADSGG from the coding sequence GTGAGTGGAGCAGGGGTGTCGGGTGGCTTGCGGGTGGGGCGGCACGAGGTGTGGCCGCCGGTGGTGCTCGCGCCGATGGCCGGCATCACGAATGTCGGGTTCCGCCGGCTCTGTCGGGAACAGGGCGGTGGTATCTACGTCTGCGAGATGATCACCACCACGGCCCTGGTCGAGCGCAACCCGAAGACACTGCGCATGATCGCCTTCGGGCCCGAGGAGCGACCGCGCAGCCTCCAGCTCTACGGCACCGACCCGGAGACCACCGCCGCGGCCGTCCGGATCGTGGTGGAACGGGACCTCGCCGACCACATCGACCTGAACTTCGGCTGCCCGGTGCCGAAGGTCACCCGCCGGGGCGGCGGCGCGGCACTGCCGTGGCGGCGCCGGCTCTTCGCCCGGCTGGTGAGGGCCGCCGTGGACGCCGCGTCACCCGCCGGAGTGCCGGTCACCGTCAAGATGCGTAAGGGCATCGACGACGACCACCTGACGTACGTCGAGGCCGGGCTGGCCGCCCAGGACGCCGGGGTCGCCTGGGTGGCCCTGCACGGGCGGACGGCCGCACAGCGCTACTCCGGCACCGCCGACTGGGACGCCATCGCCACCCTCAAGCAGGCGCTCGACGTCCCGGTGCTCGGCAACGGCGACATCTGGGAGGCTGAAGACGCGCTGCGGATGGTCGCCCACACCGGGGTCGACGGGGTGGTGATCGGGCGCGGCTGCCTCGGCCGGCCCTGGCTCTTCGCCGACCTGCACGCCGCGTTCGACGGCCGGCCGGAGCGGCGGCTGCCCACCCTCGGCGAGGTGGCGATGACCATGCGCCGCCACGCCGCGCTGCTGGTGGAACAGTTCAGCGCCGGGTCGCGGACGCCGGCCCGGGGCGAGCGGGACGGCTGCACCGACTTCCGCAAGCACGTCGCCTGGTACCTGAAGGGCTTCCCGGTCGGCGGGGAGCTGCGCCGCTCGCTCGCCATGATCGACAGCCTCGCGCAGCTCGACGACCTGCTCGGCAAGCTCGACCCGGCGGAGCCGTTCCCGCTCGGCGCGCTCGGCCAGCCCCGGGGTCGGACCAACTCGCCGGGCAAGGTGTTCCTGCCCGACGGTTGGCTGGCCAGCCGGGACGACGACACCGTCCCCGAGGGCGCCGAACTGGCCGACTCCGGCGGCTGA
- a CDS encoding metal ABC transporter substrate-binding protein, which yields MNSRSTPRVLAATTTALLALGAVTACSDGASGNDPERVDVVAAFYPLEFVSERVGGDAVTVANLAKPGAEPHDLELNPGQVGQVSEAELIVYLKGFQPAVDEAVDQNGGDRAFDVTTVQPLLDAAAGGHDHEGEPGGEEHSEEEGGGKDPHVWLDPTRLATIGEKLAERLGKADPDHAADYTARAKALRTELEKLDTEYAQGLKTCQRRELVVSHTAFGYLTERYQLEQIGLSGLTPENEPSPQRLAEVTEEAREHQATTIFFETLVSPKVAETIAREVGAKTAVLDPIEGLSAENADGDYFSVMRSNLQTLRTALGCS from the coding sequence ATGAACAGCCGCTCCACTCCTCGCGTCCTGGCCGCCACGACCACCGCCCTGCTCGCCCTCGGTGCGGTCACCGCCTGCTCCGACGGGGCGTCCGGCAACGACCCGGAGCGGGTCGACGTGGTCGCCGCCTTCTACCCCCTGGAGTTCGTCAGCGAGCGGGTCGGCGGGGACGCGGTCACCGTGGCCAACCTGGCGAAGCCCGGCGCGGAGCCGCACGACCTGGAACTGAACCCGGGGCAGGTGGGTCAGGTCAGCGAGGCTGAGCTGATCGTCTACCTCAAGGGCTTCCAGCCGGCCGTGGACGAGGCGGTCGACCAGAACGGCGGGGACCGGGCCTTCGACGTGACGACCGTGCAGCCGCTCCTGGACGCGGCGGCCGGCGGGCACGACCACGAGGGGGAGCCCGGCGGGGAGGAGCACTCCGAGGAGGAGGGCGGCGGCAAGGACCCGCACGTCTGGCTCGACCCGACCCGGCTGGCCACCATCGGCGAGAAGCTTGCCGAGCGGCTCGGCAAGGCTGACCCGGACCACGCCGCCGACTACACCGCCCGCGCGAAGGCGCTGCGTACCGAGCTGGAGAAACTGGACACCGAGTACGCCCAGGGACTGAAGACCTGCCAGCGGCGGGAACTCGTGGTCAGCCACACCGCCTTCGGCTACCTGACCGAGCGCTACCAGTTGGAGCAGATCGGCCTCTCCGGCCTGACCCCGGAGAACGAGCCGTCGCCACAGCGCCTCGCCGAGGTCACCGAGGAGGCCCGCGAGCACCAGGCCACCACGATCTTCTTCGAGACGCTGGTCAGCCCGAAGGTCGCCGAGACCATCGCCCGCGAGGTCGGGGCGAAGACCGCCGTACTGGACCCGATCGAGGGGCTCTCGGCAGAGAACGCGGACGGGGACTATTTTTCGGTGATGCGCAGCAACCTGCAGACCCTCCGGACAGCGTTGGGCTGCTCGTGA
- a CDS encoding response regulator, whose protein sequence is MAAVVSQVSAEGRARPARDPAADVPVEDPRRSVRRRVVRGGPEVARHLAVVPLGPEPTSPAGGPGTSPAGTRTSPGTRLAGGPGTGLVVTGDPADVAIRVVVVDDHPVFRLGLAALLGSLSDLGVIGAADDVDGALALVDRHRPDVVVIDPHLAGGAGVAVVRDIVTRYPDTGVLVVTMLDDDESVFAALRAGARGYLLKGAAPAELERAVRAVANGEVLLGPRVAARAVGRLAGGRTAGPPPLPELTGREREVLDLVAQGLTNVLAARRLGLSPKTVRNHLSNVLHKLQVTDRSEAVRRARQAGLGQLSGTRGAGTAATGQGTSGERW, encoded by the coding sequence ATGGCCGCAGTGGTGTCGCAGGTGAGCGCGGAGGGACGGGCGCGACCTGCCCGGGACCCAGCTGCGGACGTACCGGTGGAGGACCCACGGCGGTCGGTGCGGCGTCGCGTCGTACGAGGGGGACCGGAGGTGGCGCGGCACCTGGCCGTGGTGCCGCTCGGCCCGGAGCCGACCAGCCCGGCCGGCGGCCCTGGAACCAGCCCGGCCGGGACCAGAACCAGTCCGGGTACCCGGTTGGCCGGCGGTCCGGGAACCGGCCTGGTCGTGACCGGAGACCCGGCGGATGTAGCCATCCGGGTGGTGGTGGTCGACGACCATCCGGTCTTCCGGCTCGGGCTGGCGGCCCTGCTCGGCTCGCTGTCCGACCTGGGGGTGATCGGTGCCGCCGACGACGTCGACGGCGCGCTCGCCCTGGTGGACCGGCACCGGCCGGACGTGGTGGTCATCGACCCGCACCTGGCCGGTGGGGCCGGCGTGGCGGTCGTCCGGGACATCGTGACCCGGTACCCCGACACCGGGGTGCTGGTGGTCACGATGCTCGACGACGACGAGTCGGTGTTCGCCGCGCTGCGCGCCGGGGCCCGGGGCTACCTGCTCAAGGGGGCCGCCCCGGCCGAGTTGGAGCGGGCGGTCCGGGCGGTGGCCAATGGTGAGGTGCTGCTCGGCCCCCGGGTCGCCGCCCGCGCGGTGGGGCGGCTCGCCGGCGGCCGTACGGCCGGTCCGCCGCCCCTGCCCGAGCTGACCGGGCGCGAGCGCGAGGTGCTGGACCTGGTCGCCCAGGGGTTGACCAACGTGCTCGCCGCCCGGCGGCTCGGGCTGAGCCCGAAGACGGTTCGCAACCATCTCTCCAATGTGCTGCACAAGCTCCAGGTCACCGACCGCAGCGAGGCCGTCCGACGGGCCCGGCAGGCCGGGCTCGGTCAGCTCTCCGGTACGCGGGGCGCGGGCACGGCGGCCACCGGCCAGGGCACCTCGGGAGAGCGGTGGTAG
- a CDS encoding DUF6703 family protein — MQRTQSPLLARLSRVNPTGVFLAALALVLVGLLTPGVAGGVLLLLLAAGLVALLRLTWPVQRPATRLIRLLMLTLLVAVALAKLL, encoded by the coding sequence ATGCAGCGTACGCAGAGCCCCCTGCTGGCCCGTCTGTCCCGGGTGAACCCGACCGGGGTGTTCCTGGCCGCGCTGGCTCTGGTGCTGGTGGGCCTGCTCACGCCGGGCGTCGCGGGCGGGGTGCTGCTCCTGCTGCTGGCCGCCGGGCTGGTGGCGCTGCTCAGACTGACCTGGCCGGTGCAGCGCCCGGCTACCCGGCTGATCCGGCTGCTCATGCTCACCCTGCTGGTCGCCGTCGCCCTCGCCAAGCTGCTCTGA
- a CDS encoding metal ABC transporter ATP-binding protein → MSGSVVTVTHGVVGYDGRPVLRDVSLTVTAGEVVAILGANGSGKSTLVRTVLGLVPLSAGQVTLFGTELRRFRQWHRVGYVPQRLGAGSGVPATVAEVVASGRLARRGVLRPAGRADREAVAEALRAVGLADRAGDPVATLSGGQQQRTLIARALAGRPELLVLDEPTAGVDAVSQEAFAGALRGFVDGGGTVLLVAHELGPLRPLINRAVVVHQGGIAHDGAVPEPAGHHADPDHDHVHPHGPEEPAGLWSAP, encoded by the coding sequence GTGAGCGGGTCCGTCGTCACCGTGACGCACGGGGTGGTCGGCTACGACGGCCGCCCCGTGCTTCGCGACGTCTCGCTGACCGTCACCGCCGGTGAGGTCGTCGCCATCCTCGGCGCCAACGGCTCCGGCAAGTCCACCCTGGTCCGCACGGTGCTCGGGCTGGTGCCGCTCAGCGCCGGGCAGGTCACCCTCTTCGGCACCGAACTGCGCCGCTTCCGGCAGTGGCACCGCGTCGGGTACGTCCCGCAGCGGCTGGGCGCCGGCAGCGGCGTACCGGCGACGGTGGCCGAGGTGGTCGCCTCCGGGCGACTGGCCCGACGGGGCGTCCTGCGCCCGGCCGGCCGCGCCGACCGGGAGGCGGTCGCCGAGGCGCTGCGCGCGGTCGGCCTCGCCGACCGGGCCGGTGACCCGGTGGCGACCCTCTCCGGCGGACAGCAGCAGCGCACTCTGATCGCGCGGGCGCTGGCCGGCCGGCCCGAACTGCTGGTGCTCGACGAGCCGACCGCCGGGGTGGACGCGGTCAGCCAGGAGGCGTTCGCCGGGGCGCTGCGCGGGTTCGTCGACGGCGGCGGGACGGTGCTGCTGGTCGCCCACGAACTGGGTCCGCTGCGCCCGCTGATCAACCGGGCGGTGGTCGTCCACCAGGGCGGCATCGCGCACGACGGCGCGGTCCCGGAGCCGGCCGGCCACCACGCGGATCCCGACCACGACCACGTGCA
- a CDS encoding AfsR/SARP family transcriptional regulator encodes MEFWILGPTEVTEGGRSLAIGGPKPRAALAALLLDANRIVSVEGLVDAVWGDQPPPSAVNALQTYVSRLRRVLGAETLCRHPAGYRLVAAPDLIDGGRFERLLAEGRTALAAGDPRAGHRAVEEALALWRGPALLDVGDAPFAQAEIARLGELRLVAAEARVEAMLALGDVTGGVAAARALVADQPLRERGVAHLMLALYRDGRQSEALATYHEARRLLVDEFGLDPGDDLATLAQAILRQDPELLTVPSAAGSSVPVGTVPPAAGLAVPVGTAPAGTGSAGTGSAGTGSVAGPTAPAPTARAALAPPARSRLVLPLDRFVGRDHELAEVRRLLETHRLVTLTGPGGGGKTRLAREVCRRLTRPVHVVELAGLHDAALLEATVAQAFGLAVLSDLDALVAAVGDAEAVLLLDNCEHLTGALADVTLRLLTDLPGLRVLATSQRPLEVGGERRFPVPPLPVDTTAVELFLDRAAAVAPDWSCGPADREVVTRICARLDGLPLAVELAAAQLTVLSPVQILDRLGRSLAITSTRSDLPDRHRSLERTIDNSYRLLDGAQRDLFARLSVFADTFDLDAAETVAGAGADVLTPLTGLITGSLVATTPAGSTTRRYRMLEILRAYADRLLGPDDRQRLRHRHLDWALALARTADQGLRGPEAPHWYRTLAAEQANTRAALAFALAAGQPLAGMRLATDLSWYWYHRGHLREGVRWLRETIDAVPEASPIDRARALTALASLLYLAGRLEESGAANRAALDLARTVDDPAPVARAYIYESYYLAMRGQAAAAAAAGENGVRHARESGVDWLLSEALSTNGYLARARGDLDTATATLDEAIRIGTRIGYRWSVSNSHWFRAKVAADAGATDDAYEAALVATRGLDELADVTGWLAALHLLAGTLGMTGRAADGAVLLGAVAGIGGRVGYSPELMDPYDSPREIAAVTSALSPAAYAQARQAGLTMDRAAVRAFVDRLAADTVPARR; translated from the coding sequence GTGGAGTTCTGGATCCTGGGGCCGACCGAGGTCACCGAGGGCGGGCGGAGTCTCGCCATCGGTGGCCCCAAGCCACGGGCGGCGCTGGCCGCGCTGCTGCTGGATGCGAACCGGATCGTCTCGGTGGAGGGCCTCGTCGACGCAGTCTGGGGTGACCAGCCGCCACCGAGCGCGGTGAACGCGCTCCAGACCTACGTGTCCCGGCTGCGCCGGGTGCTCGGGGCCGAGACCCTGTGCCGGCACCCCGCCGGCTACCGGCTCGTCGCCGCCCCGGACCTGATCGACGGGGGCCGGTTCGAGCGGCTCCTCGCCGAGGGGCGCACGGCTCTGGCCGCCGGGGACCCCCGGGCCGGCCACCGGGCCGTCGAGGAGGCGCTCGCCCTGTGGCGGGGACCGGCCCTGCTCGACGTAGGCGACGCGCCCTTCGCCCAGGCGGAGATCGCCCGCCTCGGGGAGCTGCGCCTGGTCGCCGCCGAGGCACGGGTCGAGGCGATGCTCGCCCTCGGGGACGTCACTGGCGGCGTCGCCGCGGCCCGCGCGCTCGTCGCCGACCAGCCGCTGCGGGAACGGGGCGTCGCGCACCTGATGCTCGCGCTGTACCGGGACGGCCGGCAGAGCGAGGCCCTGGCCACGTACCACGAGGCGCGGCGGCTGCTCGTCGACGAGTTCGGCCTCGACCCGGGGGACGACCTGGCCACGCTCGCCCAGGCGATCCTGCGGCAGGATCCGGAGCTGCTCACCGTACCGTCGGCGGCCGGGTCATCCGTGCCGGTCGGCACCGTACCGCCGGCGGCCGGGTTGGCCGTGCCGGTCGGCACCGCGCCGGCGGGGACCGGGTCGGCGGGGACCGGGTCGGCGGGGACCGGGTCGGTCGCCGGTCCCACCGCCCCGGCTCCGACGGCGCGGGCCGCCCTCGCGCCGCCGGCCCGGTCCCGGCTGGTGCTGCCCCTGGACCGGTTCGTCGGACGGGACCACGAGCTGGCCGAGGTCCGGCGACTGCTGGAGACGCACCGGCTGGTCACGCTCACCGGACCGGGCGGCGGCGGGAAGACCCGCCTCGCGCGGGAGGTGTGCCGCCGACTCACCCGGCCGGTGCACGTGGTCGAACTGGCCGGCCTGCACGACGCCGCCCTGCTGGAGGCGACCGTCGCGCAGGCGTTCGGCCTGGCCGTCCTCTCCGACCTGGACGCCCTGGTGGCAGCCGTCGGTGACGCCGAGGCCGTGCTGCTGCTGGACAACTGCGAACACCTGACCGGGGCGCTCGCCGACGTCACCCTGCGGCTGCTCACCGACCTGCCCGGCCTGCGCGTCCTGGCGACCAGCCAACGTCCGCTCGAGGTGGGCGGCGAGCGCCGCTTCCCGGTGCCGCCGCTACCGGTCGACACGACGGCGGTGGAACTCTTCCTCGACCGGGCCGCCGCAGTCGCCCCGGACTGGTCGTGCGGCCCGGCGGACCGGGAGGTCGTGACCCGGATCTGTGCCCGACTGGACGGTCTGCCGCTCGCCGTCGAACTGGCCGCCGCCCAGCTCACCGTCCTCTCGCCGGTCCAGATCCTCGACCGGCTCGGCCGGTCCCTGGCCATCACCAGCACCCGGTCGGACCTGCCGGACCGGCACCGCAGCCTGGAACGGACCATCGACAACAGCTACCGGCTGCTGGACGGCGCCCAGCGGGACCTGTTCGCCCGGCTCAGCGTCTTCGCCGACACCTTCGACCTGGACGCCGCCGAGACGGTGGCCGGCGCGGGCGCAGACGTCCTCACCCCGCTCACCGGCCTGATCACCGGTTCGCTGGTGGCGACCACCCCGGCCGGCAGCACCACGCGCCGCTACCGGATGTTGGAGATCCTCCGCGCGTACGCCGACCGGCTGCTCGGCCCGGACGACCGGCAGCGGCTGCGGCACCGGCACCTGGACTGGGCCCTGGCCCTGGCCCGCACCGCCGACCAAGGGCTACGCGGACCCGAAGCGCCACACTGGTACCGCACCCTCGCCGCCGAGCAGGCCAACACCCGAGCGGCCCTGGCGTTCGCCCTCGCCGCCGGCCAGCCGCTCGCGGGCATGCGGCTGGCCACTGACCTGTCCTGGTACTGGTACCACCGGGGCCACCTGCGGGAGGGCGTGCGCTGGCTCCGGGAGACGATCGACGCGGTTCCGGAGGCGTCCCCGATCGACCGGGCCCGGGCCCTGACCGCCCTGGCCTCCCTGCTCTACCTCGCCGGACGGCTGGAGGAGAGCGGGGCGGCGAACCGGGCGGCGCTCGACCTGGCCCGGACCGTCGACGACCCCGCGCCGGTCGCCCGCGCCTACATCTACGAGTCGTACTACCTGGCCATGCGGGGCCAGGCCGCGGCTGCGGCGGCCGCCGGGGAGAACGGGGTACGCCACGCCCGCGAGTCCGGGGTGGACTGGCTGCTCTCCGAGGCGCTGTCCACCAACGGCTACCTGGCCCGGGCCCGGGGCGACCTGGACACCGCCACGGCGACCCTGGACGAGGCGATCCGGATCGGCACCCGGATCGGCTACCGCTGGTCGGTCAGCAACTCGCACTGGTTCCGGGCCAAGGTGGCGGCCGACGCCGGGGCGACCGACGACGCGTACGAGGCGGCGCTGGTGGCGACCCGGGGGCTGGACGAGTTGGCGGACGTCACCGGCTGGCTGGCCGCCCTGCACCTGCTCGCCGGCACGCTCGGTATGACCGGACGCGCGGCCGACGGCGCGGTCCTGCTCGGCGCGGTGGCGGGCATCGGGGGCCGGGTCGGCTACTCCCCTGAGCTGATGGACCCGTACGACAGCCCCCGGGAGATCGCGGCGGTCACCTCCGCGCTCTCCCCGGCCGCGTACGCCCAGGCCCGCCAGGCCGGGCTGACCATGGACCGGGCGGCGGTACGCGCATTCGTCGACCGATTGGCCGCCGACACCGTGCCCGCCCGGAGGTAG
- a CDS encoding glycine--tRNA ligase — MPADRIDAIVSLAKRRGFVFPSSEIYGGTRSAWDYGPLGVELKENVRRQWWRTMVQQRDDVVGLDSAVILSRDVWAASGHLDAFVDPLTECQSCHKRFRADHLEEAYEAKHGKPPVSLAELNCPNCGNKGTFTEPKMFNGLMKTYLGPVESEEGLHYLRPETAQGIFVNYKNVETVARKKPPFGIAQTGKSFRNEITPGNFIFRTREFEQMEMEFFVEPGTDEQWHEYWLQQRWDWYIDLGLSEENLRFYEHPKEKLSHYSKRTVDIEYRFRFGGTEFAELEGVANRTDFDLSTHSKHSGVDLSYFDQTKGERWMPYVIEPAAGLTRAVLAFLLEAYDVDQAPNAKGKMEERTVMRFDPRLSPVKVAVLPLSRNEALSPKAKALAADLRKRWVVEFDDSQAIGRRYRRQDEIGTPYCVTVDFDTLDDNAVTVRDRDTMTQERVSLDQVERYLIERLPGC, encoded by the coding sequence ATGCCTGCCGACCGTATCGACGCCATCGTCAGCCTCGCCAAGCGCCGGGGCTTCGTCTTCCCCTCTAGCGAGATCTACGGGGGTACCCGGTCGGCGTGGGACTACGGTCCGCTCGGCGTGGAACTCAAGGAGAACGTCCGCCGCCAGTGGTGGCGGACCATGGTCCAGCAGCGCGACGACGTGGTGGGCCTCGACTCCGCGGTGATCCTGTCCCGCGACGTCTGGGCCGCCTCCGGCCACCTGGACGCCTTCGTCGACCCGCTGACCGAGTGCCAGTCCTGCCACAAGCGGTTCCGGGCGGACCACCTCGAGGAGGCGTACGAGGCCAAGCACGGCAAGCCGCCGGTCTCGCTGGCCGAGCTGAACTGCCCCAACTGCGGCAACAAGGGCACCTTCACCGAGCCGAAGATGTTCAACGGCCTGATGAAGACCTACCTCGGCCCGGTGGAGAGCGAGGAGGGGCTGCACTACCTGCGGCCGGAGACCGCGCAGGGCATCTTCGTCAACTACAAGAACGTGGAGACGGTCGCCCGCAAGAAGCCGCCGTTCGGCATCGCGCAGACCGGCAAGTCGTTCCGCAACGAGATCACCCCGGGCAACTTCATCTTCCGTACGCGGGAGTTCGAGCAGATGGAGATGGAGTTCTTCGTCGAGCCGGGCACCGACGAGCAGTGGCACGAGTACTGGCTTCAGCAGCGCTGGGACTGGTACATCGACCTCGGCCTCTCCGAGGAGAACCTGCGCTTCTACGAGCACCCCAAGGAGAAGCTCTCGCACTACTCGAAGCGGACCGTCGACATCGAGTACCGGTTCCGCTTCGGCGGCACCGAGTTCGCCGAGCTGGAGGGCGTCGCCAACCGGACCGACTTCGACCTCTCCACGCACAGCAAGCACTCCGGCGTCGACCTGTCCTACTTCGACCAGACCAAGGGCGAGCGCTGGATGCCGTACGTGATCGAGCCGGCTGCCGGCCTCACCCGGGCCGTGCTCGCCTTCCTCCTCGAGGCGTACGACGTCGACCAGGCGCCGAACGCCAAGGGCAAGATGGAGGAGCGTACGGTGATGCGCTTCGACCCGCGGCTGTCCCCGGTCAAGGTGGCGGTGCTGCCGCTGTCCCGCAACGAGGCGCTCTCGCCCAAGGCCAAGGCCCTCGCCGCCGACCTGCGTAAGCGCTGGGTGGTCGAGTTCGACGACTCGCAGGCGATCGGCCGCCGCTACCGCCGGCAGGACGAGATCGGCACCCCGTACTGCGTCACCGTCGACTTCGACACCCTCGACGACAACGCGGTCACCGTACGGGACCGGGACACCATGACCCAGGAGCGCGTCTCCCTCGACCAGGTGGAGCGTTACCTGATCGAGCGCCTCCCCGGCTGCTGA